One window of Candidatus Nitrospira kreftii genomic DNA carries:
- a CDS encoding hypothetical protein (conserved protein of unknown function) — MASYPLTIFFDGACPICDREIALMRRLDRHRRLLLCDFSRPDYDPTSINISPAELGRIIHARWGDGTVITGVDVFRAMWEAVGLGFLARLTRLSLVEPLVVRAYAWFARNRLKLTGRSHTCAGDACRSAGSSRKSL; from the coding sequence ATGGCATCATACCCGCTCACAATATTCTTCGATGGAGCCTGCCCAATTTGCGATCGAGAGATCGCCCTTATGAGGAGATTGGACAGGCATCGGCGGCTGTTATTGTGCGACTTCTCACGACCGGACTATGACCCGACATCAATAAACATATCCCCCGCTGAACTTGGGAGAATCATTCATGCCCGTTGGGGTGATGGGACCGTCATCACCGGCGTCGATGTGTTCCGAGCTATGTGGGAGGCAGTCGGCCTGGGATTTTTGGCGAGGCTTACCCGTCTTTCTCTAGTCGAGCCACTTGTCGTGAGGGCCTATGCCTGGTTTGCACGGAACCGCTTGAAGCTCACCGGTCGCTCGCATACCTGTGCGGGAGACGCATGCAGGTCAGCCGGTTCAAGCCGGAAGAGTCTGTGA
- a CDS encoding hypothetical protein (conserved protein of unknown function): MNTHRIHRVAKLTGLSRDVIRVWERRFEILKPTRGANRYRSYSDEDVALLRFLKEQLDAGGSIGELSKLGREELLNRARATAPQVSFVENAFSRLLQELLSSLNPFNRVIFEKRLNGAVAVIPFEEALHGILLPLQEQVGQLWHDGHLDVAIEHYVTRQIQQKIFSAMNQLPVAEFGAKVVVGCPPGEEHDIAAFAVAYRCRIRGCRVHYLGANVPLGSLAKLCNEVEPDLTIMSFPVALPEAHAAELVQTLADAVRPASDLAVGGHGALAMRDLFRTHNITVLESFTDLDHRLDRLMRQAVSRG; the protein is encoded by the coding sequence ATGAATACTCATAGAATTCATAGAGTTGCAAAACTCACAGGGCTCTCGCGGGATGTTATCCGAGTATGGGAACGTCGATTTGAAATCCTAAAACCGACTAGAGGAGCCAATCGTTATCGGAGTTATTCCGATGAAGATGTCGCGTTACTCAGGTTCCTGAAGGAGCAGTTGGATGCTGGAGGCTCGATCGGAGAGCTGTCGAAATTAGGGCGAGAGGAGTTGTTGAATCGAGCACGAGCCACTGCACCGCAAGTGTCGTTCGTCGAGAATGCATTCAGTAGGCTCCTGCAGGAACTGCTGTCTAGTTTGAATCCCTTCAATCGGGTGATCTTTGAGAAGCGTTTGAACGGCGCCGTGGCGGTGATTCCCTTTGAGGAAGCGCTGCATGGGATCTTACTCCCGCTTCAGGAACAGGTGGGGCAGCTCTGGCACGATGGTCATCTGGACGTGGCGATCGAACATTACGTCACAAGGCAAATCCAACAAAAGATTTTCTCCGCCATGAATCAGCTTCCAGTCGCTGAGTTCGGCGCCAAAGTGGTGGTGGGCTGTCCGCCTGGCGAGGAACACGACATCGCCGCGTTTGCAGTGGCCTATCGATGTCGTATTCGCGGCTGCCGAGTTCACTATTTGGGAGCCAATGTGCCGCTTGGCTCATTGGCCAAGCTCTGCAATGAGGTTGAACCAGATCTGACCATCATGTCATTTCCTGTCGCACTTCCAGAGGCCCATGCGGCTGAGTTGGTTCAAACCCTTGCCGATGCAGTGCGTCCTGCCTCCGATCTTGCCGTCGGCGGGCATGGCGCGCTCGCCATGCGTGACCTTTTCAGGACACACAATATTACGGTTCTGGAGAGTTTCACTGACTTGGATCACCGGCTGGATCGATTGATGAGGCAAGCCGTCTCTCGCGGGTAA
- a CDS encoding hypothetical protein (conserved protein of unknown function): MASSEHNTRIREIQGQSDISSALLQSSCLRCGGLMVNEVSMDLMNSSSELECATKRCVQCGDILDPVILRNRRIRQEPMPVQRDGHSLPSNSAIGRG, encoded by the coding sequence ATGGCGAGCTCAGAGCACAATACGAGAATCCGTGAGATTCAGGGTCAATCAGATATCTCTTCAGCACTGCTTCAGTCAAGCTGCCTGAGATGCGGCGGTCTCATGGTGAACGAAGTCTCCATGGACCTGATGAACAGCAGTAGCGAACTGGAATGTGCCACAAAACGATGCGTGCAGTGCGGTGACATCCTTGATCCTGTCATCTTGCGAAATCGTCGCATTCGTCAAGAACCCATGCCAGTCCAACGTGACGGACACTCGTTGCCAAGCAACTCGGCAATAGGACGTGGATAG
- a CDS encoding hypothetical protein (conserved exported protein of unknown function) — MRSRMVFQVALGVALICGAISVATAADMPTSEKDMVLIPKGEFTMGSSEHSDEAKHQVVLDAYLIDKFEASNARYKEFMKAAGHPAPAYWDDPRLNKPSHPVVGVSWTDASAFCKWEGKRLPTEAEWERAAKGPDGDNHYPWGHTLDPKKANYGQNVGRTTPVDSYPDGVSGFGVYNMAGNVFEWVEDWYDLTYYKNSPAMNPRGAEKGYNFANQGPVRVLRGGSWLAPETSLHTSHRFWNQPDNNSYGVGLGFRCAKSAQTVSDEAAQAARDSFVQALVAMGAEKHADALASIEKALASDPGNQEYLATRELIKKSMKKK; from the coding sequence ATGCGGAGTCGAATGGTCTTTCAGGTGGCATTGGGAGTGGCATTGATATGCGGAGCAATCTCCGTCGCAACAGCGGCGGACATGCCGACCAGCGAGAAGGACATGGTGCTCATCCCGAAGGGCGAGTTTACCATGGGCAGCAGCGAACATTCGGATGAGGCTAAGCACCAGGTGGTGCTTGATGCCTATCTGATCGATAAGTTCGAAGCCTCGAATGCACGATACAAAGAGTTCATGAAGGCTGCCGGTCACCCGGCACCAGCCTATTGGGATGACCCGCGACTTAATAAGCCAAGTCACCCGGTTGTGGGTGTGAGCTGGACTGATGCGAGCGCATTCTGCAAATGGGAGGGCAAGCGTCTTCCGACTGAAGCAGAGTGGGAGAGAGCGGCAAAAGGACCAGACGGAGACAATCATTATCCATGGGGACACACACTTGACCCGAAAAAGGCCAATTATGGTCAGAACGTTGGCCGCACAACGCCCGTGGATTCCTATCCAGACGGAGTCAGCGGGTTTGGGGTCTACAACATGGCCGGCAACGTCTTCGAGTGGGTGGAGGATTGGTATGACCTGACCTACTATAAGAACAGCCCGGCCATGAACCCACGGGGCGCAGAGAAGGGCTACAACTTCGCCAACCAAGGACCGGTGCGGGTACTGCGCGGCGGTTCATGGCTTGCGCCAGAAACGTCACTACACACGAGTCACCGATTCTGGAATCAGCCGGACAACAACTCCTACGGCGTCGGTCTCGGATTCCGTTGCGCAAAGTCAGCCCAGACGGTGTCCGACGAAGCCGCGCAAGCAGCCCGCGACTCATTCGTGCAGGCGCTAGTCGCTATGGGTGCTGAGAAGCACGCCGATGCATTGGCTTCTATTGAGAAGGCATTGGCGTCGGATCCGGGGAACCAGGAGTACCTTGCAACCCGTGAACTGATCAAGAAGAGCATGAAGAAGAAATAG
- a CDS encoding NAD(P)-dependent oxidoreductase, producing the protein MSTSETTSSSHSIANPAAIPGTSLVLLTGASGYIGGRLLPSLENQGYRLRCLARRPEILTPKVSPSTEVVAGDVLDRASLDNALRGVDVAYYMVHSMSSTGSFEENDRQAARNFSEAAKAAGVKGLIYVGGLGSDEEELSTHLRSRHEVGDILRQSGIPLCEFRASAVIGSGSASFELVRALVERLPIMLTPKWVKGKAQPIGIDDLLDYLIEALRIPTSSYRIYEVGGADKVSYAEMMRAYGRQRGLKPLIIPVPVLTPWLSALWLGLITPLYARIGRAIIESIVHVTVVRDNAALTTFSVRPMGIDEAIRRALAHEETHFAATRWSDSLSSSGRQRSWGGVRFGTRIVDSRTLTVEAPADVVFRCIERIGGDHGWYACDWLWRVRGFIDLLQGGVGMGRGRRSPTALRVGDTVDSFRVEAIEPNRRLRLKSEMNLPGRAWLEFEVTETGSSTQIRQTAIFDPVGLKGQLYWYSLYGPHELVFNGMLRGIAQAALQEMKDLDMSKIPNGQTATQHRR; encoded by the coding sequence GTGAGTACATCGGAAACCACGAGTTCAAGTCACTCGATAGCGAACCCAGCGGCAATCCCAGGAACCTCCCTCGTCCTTCTCACTGGTGCGAGTGGCTACATCGGCGGACGTCTCCTGCCGTCTTTGGAGAATCAGGGTTACCGCCTGCGCTGTCTGGCCAGGCGCCCAGAGATTCTTACGCCGAAGGTCAGTCCATCAACGGAAGTTGTCGCAGGTGACGTCCTCGATCGAGCGAGTCTCGACAACGCGTTACGCGGAGTCGACGTCGCCTACTACATGGTCCACTCCATGAGTTCGACTGGCTCGTTTGAGGAGAACGACCGGCAGGCGGCGCGGAACTTTAGTGAGGCAGCGAAGGCAGCGGGTGTGAAGGGCCTCATCTATGTAGGAGGCTTGGGCAGCGACGAAGAGGAGCTGTCAACACATCTGCGTAGTCGGCACGAGGTTGGAGACATCTTGAGGCAGTCGGGCATCCCACTGTGTGAGTTTCGCGCCTCGGCCGTGATTGGTTCCGGTAGTGCCTCGTTTGAGCTCGTTCGCGCACTGGTAGAACGTTTGCCGATCATGCTCACACCAAAATGGGTCAAGGGGAAGGCGCAGCCAATCGGAATCGACGACTTGCTGGATTACCTGATAGAAGCGCTTCGGATTCCGACCTCCAGTTATCGCATCTACGAAGTCGGCGGGGCGGACAAAGTCTCCTACGCGGAGATGATGCGTGCGTACGGGCGGCAGCGTGGCCTTAAGCCTCTTATCATCCCAGTGCCGGTCCTCACCCCTTGGCTGTCTGCTCTGTGGTTGGGGTTGATCACGCCGCTCTACGCTCGCATCGGCCGAGCGATCATTGAGAGCATCGTCCATGTCACGGTGGTACGGGACAATGCTGCGCTGACGACCTTCTCTGTGCGTCCGATGGGAATCGACGAGGCCATACGCCGTGCCCTGGCCCATGAAGAGACGCATTTCGCCGCCACGCGCTGGTCCGACTCGCTCTCTTCTTCCGGCAGGCAGCGGTCGTGGGGAGGCGTCCGGTTCGGCACGCGCATCGTCGATTCACGGACGTTGACAGTTGAAGCGCCGGCTGACGTTGTCTTCAGATGCATCGAGAGGATCGGCGGTGACCATGGCTGGTATGCCTGCGACTGGTTGTGGCGGGTGCGCGGCTTCATCGACCTCCTTCAAGGAGGTGTCGGCATGGGACGGGGGCGGCGTTCTCCCACGGCCCTCCGCGTCGGCGACACGGTCGACTCATTTCGCGTCGAAGCGATTGAGCCGAATCGGCGCCTGCGGCTCAAGTCCGAGATGAATTTGCCCGGGCGGGCGTGGCTGGAGTTCGAGGTGACGGAGACCGGCTCTTCAACGCAGATACGTCAGACAGCGATCTTTGATCCGGTGGGACTGAAAGGTCAACTGTACTGGTATTCCCTCTACGGGCCGCACGAGCTTGTATTCAATGGGATGTTACGGGGAATCGCGCAAGCAGCGTTGCAAGAAATGAAGGACCTCGATATGTCGAAAATACCAAATGGGCAGACGGCGACGCAGCACCGCCGCTGA
- a CDS encoding hypothetical protein (conserved protein of unknown function), translated as MQTTQIIVIAVLATAFTIVNQTVRAEEHLTPKDMAYIGQGGSVMGLDREQPVDTGKKLTLYERRMKTPWSADALNDESPAHMVFLDPYFIDKYEVSNKDYGDFIKTKGHPAPAYWDDPRLNKSQLPVVGVNWEDARAFCEYRGKRLPTEAEWEKAARGPDGNLYPWGNAFDPAKVNYGKKHDATMPVDSYPEGASYYGLHHMAGNVFEWVSDWYDPRYYGRLETSVNPSGPAQPLWMGGTGTYVDRLTVGEKRVIRGGSWIAPEGTTRATHRFWNHPLNNSYGVGLGFRCAKTAPPEIDQRIKEAAILTYVEMGREHFAEAQQALAQGLALDPKNTELLELRQLIEQSMKRP; from the coding sequence ATGCAAACAACACAAATCATTGTGATCGCGGTGTTGGCAACCGCATTCACCATAGTGAACCAGACAGTCCGTGCGGAGGAGCACCTGACACCAAAGGACATGGCATATATCGGGCAGGGAGGATCGGTGATGGGGCTCGACCGGGAACAACCCGTAGACACGGGCAAAAAGCTCACACTTTACGAACGACGGATGAAGACACCCTGGTCTGCCGACGCACTGAACGACGAAAGCCCCGCTCATATGGTGTTCTTGGATCCATACTTCATTGATAAGTACGAAGTCTCGAACAAAGACTATGGTGATTTCATCAAGACAAAAGGTCACCCGGCTCCGGCTTACTGGGACGATCCCCGTTTAAATAAGTCCCAACTGCCCGTCGTCGGGGTGAATTGGGAGGATGCGAGAGCCTTCTGCGAATATCGCGGCAAACGGCTGCCGACGGAAGCAGAGTGGGAAAAGGCCGCCCGAGGGCCAGATGGTAATCTCTATCCCTGGGGCAACGCTTTTGATCCGGCGAAAGTCAATTATGGGAAAAAGCACGATGCCACCATGCCCGTTGATTCATACCCAGAAGGAGCCAGCTATTATGGCCTACACCACATGGCCGGCAATGTCTTCGAGTGGGTCTCAGACTGGTACGACCCCCGCTACTATGGACGGCTTGAAACGAGTGTGAATCCAAGCGGCCCGGCTCAACCCCTGTGGATGGGCGGAACCGGGACATACGTGGATCGTCTGACGGTCGGCGAGAAGCGGGTCATACGCGGTGGCTCCTGGATCGCCCCGGAGGGCACAACTAGGGCGACCCACCGGTTCTGGAATCATCCACTCAATAACAGCTACGGCGTGGGTCTGGGATTCCGCTGCGCGAAAACTGCCCCACCAGAAATCGATCAGCGTATCAAGGAAGCCGCCATCTTGACGTACGTCGAAATGGGGCGAGAACACTTCGCAGAGGCCCAGCAGGCCCTTGCTCAGGGATTGGCCCTTGACCCCAAGAATACAGAGCTGCTGGAGCTTCGGCAATTGATTGAGCAATCGATGAAGCGACCGTGA